Proteins from a single region of Runella sp. SP2:
- a CDS encoding WG repeat-containing protein, whose product MKQVFLFVIFSIFSYTMYGQNTQKEVAGDSLSLDVFRKMLIGSNEIDSLYTFDKRFVYKTTISDTNGVITSSNEEFFFNSRLPHIQMITSLDIDSNYLLIDYNRKIVLMFETTDSLKRGVILPIVSVVSQLNDTKVKTSLLLGAKLDLENKNINSFECKRFDQTIDTLKSTFYLSSNASVFTFSTAEKISMTKMLFNDSTVSGLLVKWIITNTKSKVIEEKVLTTIDDVKMELNTKEYSILGLSGGLFAGLLEGSTYKRDTTVYVLPIRLDNKYGIIKYQGDKEETIVPHEYDECKLLSDSLIALMKEGSWQIYQVSKNKFLPNLDCINIERMGGLEISTIALQFPSSIWGLIDSLGNIISAPKYEDFVYESYFNIAKAKKNNYWGLVNKKGEEITPQIYDEISFYDGPGIAVMESGKWGVISYLGEIIVQPQYEKINGISDLITVKKNGKWGFIDRNNKIVIPFIYNNVNNFSQGLASVKKNNKWGFIDKKNQTIIPFLFDGAFYFGEDGRSRVIKGMKEFVIDKTGKCIEDCK is encoded by the coding sequence TTTTGACAAACGTTTTGTATATAAAACTACAATATCTGATACTAATGGTGTTATAACTAGTTCAAATGAAGAGTTTTTTTTTAATTCTAGATTACCGCATATACAGATGATAACATCTCTTGATATAGATTCCAATTATTTATTAATCGATTATAACAGGAAGATTGTCTTAATGTTTGAAACTACAGATTCTTTAAAGCGAGGTGTAATCCTACCCATAGTTTCGGTTGTTTCTCAATTGAATGATACAAAAGTAAAAACATCTCTGTTACTTGGAGCAAAATTAGATTTAGAGAATAAAAACATAAATTCCTTTGAATGTAAAAGGTTTGATCAGACCATTGATACATTAAAATCTACTTTCTATTTATCATCTAATGCCTCTGTATTTACTTTTTCTACTGCTGAAAAAATAAGTATGACAAAAATGCTTTTTAATGATTCAACGGTGAGTGGATTACTAGTGAAATGGATAATTACGAACACCAAAAGTAAAGTCATCGAAGAAAAAGTATTAACTACTATTGATGATGTAAAAATGGAATTGAATACAAAAGAATATTCTATTTTAGGTCTTTCTGGAGGGCTTTTTGCTGGCCTTTTAGAAGGTTCAACCTACAAAAGAGATACTACAGTATATGTATTACCGATAAGGCTCGACAATAAATATGGTATCATAAAGTACCAAGGGGATAAAGAAGAAACTATAGTCCCTCATGAATATGATGAATGTAAACTTTTAAGCGATAGTTTAATTGCATTGATGAAAGAAGGGAGTTGGCAAATATATCAAGTTTCTAAAAATAAATTCCTTCCAAATTTAGATTGTATAAATATCGAACGAATGGGAGGGCTTGAGATATCTACGATAGCATTACAGTTTCCTAGTTCCATTTGGGGTCTAATAGATTCTTTAGGTAATATCATTTCAGCTCCTAAATATGAAGACTTTGTTTATGAATCTTATTTTAATATTGCTAAAGCCAAGAAAAATAACTATTGGGGATTGGTTAATAAAAAAGGAGAGGAAATTACGCCTCAAATATATGACGAAATATCTTTCTACGATGGACCAGGTATAGCAGTTATGGAGAGTGGAAAATGGGGGGTTATAAGCTATTTAGGTGAAATAATTGTTCAACCACAATACGAAAAAATTAATGGAATTAGTGACTTGATAACAGTAAAGAAAAATGGTAAATGGGGTTTTATTGATAGAAATAATAAAATTGTTATTCCTTTTATATATAATAATGTAAATAATTTTTCTCAAGGTTTAGCGTCGGTTAAAAAAAATAATAAATGGGGTTTTATTGATAAGAAAAATCAAACTATAATCCCTTTTTTATTTGATGGGGCGTTTTATTTTGGCGAAGATGGTCGTTCAAGAGTTATAAAAGGTATGAAAGAGTTTGTAATTGATAAGACTGGTAAATGCATTGAAGATTGTAAATAA